AGCCTGTCCCATGACCATATTACGCCTGACTTACCGCTTGATATTGATAGCCGTCTGCATTTTTTACGGCATGGCGGAAATGTTTTTCCTGTTTCCTGTCTATTCCAAACAGCGTAAACTGCGCGCCATACAACTTTGGTCGCGTCGGGTGCTGGCTGCCTGCGGTATGGAGCTGTCTGTTTACGGCACGCTGCCGTCTCAGGGTGTCGGCAGCATGATTATCGCCAACCATATCTCATGGCTCGACATCATGGCGGTTAATGCAGCCTTCCCCAACCGTTTCGTTGCCAAAGACGACGTTGCCAAATGGCCGTTGGTCGGCTATCTCGCCACCCAAGCACAAACCGTTTATGTTGCCCGCAACAAAGGCAGCAGCGGCAACAGCGATAAGCTGCGTACCGTAACCGACGCGCTGAAAAACGGCGATACCGTTACCCTGTTTCCAGAGGGAACGAGTTCCGAAGGGCGCAGTATACTGCCTTTCAAAACCAGCTTTTTCCAAGCCGCATTTGAGGCGCGGACACCCTTGATACCCGTTCTCTGCCGTTATCCTAATCCCGACGGCAGCAGTCCCAATCCGGCCGCCGCTTACTATGGCGACATCAGTTTGGTGCAGTCGATCAAAATGATTTGCAGCCGGCGAAGCAGCAAGGTCGAACTGCATTTTCTGCCGCCCGTCCTGCCGGAAGGAGACCGCCGGCAATGCGCCCAAGCTGTCCGAACCGCGTTGGAGCGCAAACAGCGCGCATTGGGCTGAAACATACACGAAAGGCCGTCTGCAAAATACCCCGTGGTTTTGCAGACGGCCTTTTCAGTATTCAGACCGAAACACGGCATATTTTATCGCTACACAGCCCAAGATGTTGTGTATGGTTCTTTTCGGAATCTGACCCAACTCAAAAATATCACTAAAATAAAAACCGAGGGTATGACATTGAGTTAAAATATCGTACTTCACAGACCGAAAACGGAGCAAATATGCTGTCCCTCTTAAAATCCAAGCCCGGCAAACCGGTGCCCGAAGCCGAGGTGCTGGAACGCTACAACCGGCTGCGCTGGCACGCGCTGTTCGGGATTTTTATCGGCTACGCCGCGTATTACATTCTGCGTAACAACTTTCTGCTTTCATCGCCCGAGCTGATTGCCGAATTCGGCTTTACCAAAAAAGACATCGGCTTTATTTCCGGCACCATGCTGATTGTGTACGGCATCAGCAAAGGCGTGATGTCCGCACTGGCCGACAAATCCAACCCCAAACACTTCATGATTTTCGGTTTGGTCATGTCCGCGCTGGTCAACCTGATGATGGGCTTTTCCGCCTCGTTTTGGATTTTCCTGCTGCTGTGCATCCTGAACGGTATTTTCCAAGGCATGGGCGCAGGGCCGGCCTATGTGGTTTTGGCAAGCTGGTTTCCCCGCAAATCCCGCGGCGTCACCACAGCGTTTTTCAATGTATCGCACAATGTCGGCGGCGGCCTGATTGCCCCGATTTCCGGTGCGGCAGTGGCATGGTTGGGCACGGAACACTGGCAGGCGGCGCATTTTATCGTACCTTGCGCGATTGCAGCAGTGGTTGCCGTCATCGTGTATGTGTTCGGCGCAGGACGCACCTACAACGAAGGCCTGCCGCCGATGAACCAGATTCTGCACAACCAGAACGAAGAACTGGTGGTAACGAAGCAGGAAAACATAGATTTGACGACTTGGCAGATTTTCAAAGAATACATCGTTAAAGACATCAATGTCTGGTTCGTATCGTTTATCGACGTGTTTACCTACATGATCCGCTTCGGCGTACTGACTTGGCTGCCGCTTTATCTTTTGGAAACCAAAGGTTTCACCAAAGGCCAGATGGCGGCGGCGTTTGCCATTTTCGAATGGGCGGCGATTCCCTCCACGCTGCTGGCGGGCTGGGTAACGGACACTTATTTCAAAGGCAAACGCATGCCGCTGTCGATGATAACGCTGGTGGGCGTGGGCATCGCGATTTTCGCCTACTGGGGCGGCAGCGACTTGCTGACGGTAACCATCGGTGCGGGCGTGGTCGGCTGCCTGATTTATGTACCGATGTTTTTGTCTTCGCTGCAAACCATCGAACTCGTTCCCTCCTTTGCCGCCGGATCCGCCACCGGCCTGCGCGGTCTGCTCAGCTACGTTTTAGGCAGCTTCTCCGGCACCGCACTGTTCGGCATTCTCGCCGAACGCTACGGCTGGGACGCGGGTTTCTACCTGCTGCTGTTTGCCGTTGTTGCGTGTATCTTCTGCTGCTACATGACCCACCGCGGCGTGATGAAGCTGGAACGTAAAAAACAAGAAGCCGCAAACCAAGCGTAGTGATTTCTAAATCATAGCAAAGGCCGTCTGCAAAACAATTTGCAGACGGCCTTTTTGGGATTCGTACAACGAAAAACAGGCGTGCAGCGTGTATTGTGCGGTACGCATACGGATTTCGATGGTTGGGAATGGAAATGCGGAAAATATATAGTCGAATAAAATAAGAATGAGACAAGGCAGCGAAGCCGCAGACAGTACACATAGTACGGCAAGGCAAAGCAACGCTGTATCATTCTTATTTTAAATGACTATAGTTGGAGAACACAAAATGAAATAAGACAGTAAGGTTCGGCAGACTTGCCGCTTCGAAAGTTTACTCAAACCCTTCCCCGAATCAGGTGTAAATATAATATATCACTTTGATTTTAATGATTAAAAATAAATAATGCCGTCTGCAAAATATGGTTTTCAGACGGCATGAATCGGATAAAGTGCGTGCGCGGCTTATGTCGTTCCGATGCTCGCCACACTTTTTTTGTCGGACTCGGGTTGATACAGAAAAACGGCAATACAGAATAAAACCGGCAACACCATTTCGGTAGATTCCTCCAGAGACCGGATAACCGCCTCCGAGCGTTCGGAAAGCGTAATGTCGAATAATTTGTTTAATTGCGCATTCAGGCGGTCGGCAAACTTGCTTGCCGCCAGCAATATCAAAGCCAAAACAGTATAACCATATGCCGCCTGCCATGAACGTGGCGATTGGCGCAGATGTTTGAGAAAGGTTCTGCCCAAATAAAATACCAAAAATAATAAAAACAGAATAATTGCGATACCGGCCAGCTTATCGGATAAAGGAATGAAGCCGCTGCGGTAGAAATGGATTTTTAAAAAGCTCATATCGGATAAAGACTTGTGCAAATCCATTTCGCGCAAACCAAACAATACCGCTGCGGCAGCCGCCGCCAAGCGGATTGGAACGGTAAAACGGCCGCACAGACACACAACCGCCAATAAAAACCACAAACAGGTGCTGAAGATTTCAAAAGTGCCCGATTCGCCGAATAAGAAATCAACCAAATCCAGCGGCGCAAAAACCGCAATATGCAAAACCGCCGCCCAATAGACAAACAGTAATAAAGTGCTGATTAAAAAATGACGGGATACACTCATGACCGGCTTCAATACATTCAAGAATGTATGTAATTTTATACCAATATAGGCAGCAGGTGTTAACTTTTATAAAAATGCGGCATTAGGAACATTTCGGATACCTTTCAAATTTCCAAAATAATCCTTAACAAACAGAATCTTACTCTATTTACTCATGCCATGATGAAATGCCGGACTGCGAAGTCTGCAAATCATCCATCGGGCAGATTGGTGGTTTTATGAATACTTAAATCGGGTATTCATCAAAAATGAACAAGTTATCTATGATTCCGTATCAGGCTGAAACAGGCACCTCTTAACGGTGTATGGGTGCAGCAAGTGAGGGGAGCAGTGGTACGCATACAGGTTTCGATAATCGGGGATATGGGAATACAGGAAATAAAGAATGCCGTCTGAAAAAAGGATATGGGATTTCAGACGGCATCAGATTGGGGAAAACGCGTGCGTGGTTTACGCTACACACACTACGCTTGTTATGTGGTACTACGTTTGCTTATGAAATACATTTTTGTATGGATAATTTTGGTTTCTCAGGGTTAATATCAAAATTTATAAAATCATTTTCTTCGTTATTTTTTACGCCGTATCTAATAATGCCCCACACATCTTGCTGCTCGATACTTGTATTGTCGACCAGTACATATTGATGATTAGGATCAATGTAAATAAATTTCCCATTTTCTAAATCTTTAGGTAATTTACAAGCTTTATTAGAATAGAAATCCAGTGTTTGCGCCAATGCATAAACCTTTGTGCTTAATATATTTTTATGGAAATATTTATTATTGAATTTGTAAAAAAATATGATACAACAAATTGTAGAGATGACAAAAAGTAAATGTTGAATATGGGATTCAACTCCAAATGCTCCAGTTTTCTTAATCCAGTCATATAACTGGTAACTAAAGATAAGAACCATGATACCCATCAAGGCCATCACAAATGGATAAACTTTTTTGAAAAATAAAATGCCTGTTAAAAAAGATCTTGAAAAAGGAAATAAGGAAGCATCAACATAATAAACGCTATTGATGATGCTTGATGCTTCTGCTGTACAAACGATTACTACCCCTGTTATCGTTAGCGTAATTGTTATCTTTGTCAAAAATAGTTCTAAAATGGGCGAGAAAATCCTTTCAAGCGAGCTTATTAAAAATAAAACTGAGAAAAAGACACCTATTAAAAACAAAGAATCATTAGTTATCCCGAACCAACCTAAAAAGTTATCTTCTTCCTCACTCTGCCAACTTAAAAAAATCATAAAACAACCAATTAAGGCAAAAATGCCACGAGTTAACCCTAACCATTGAAATTTTTTCTGTATGTCAGTTTCAGACATTGTGCTTATCTCTTCAAAATATATAAATCAAAACTTTTGTTTAATGGCAAACTGTAACCTGCATGAATTCCAATATCTCAGAGTACGGTGTTAACCCACCATTTCTCATTTTGGAAAGTGGTGGGTTGACACCCACCCTACTCATGTCATCGCAACCTGACCATTTTCAGATGGCCTCAAATCAATGCGCCTCTTCCCAATTCTCCCCATTTCCAACTTCCGCTACCAGCGGCACAGCCAGCAGCCCGCCGTCCACTTCCGCCATAATCTGCGGCAGCTTTTCTTTCACCAAATCCAATTCTGAATCAACTACTTCCAACACCAATTCGTCATGCACCTGCATAATCAGTTTGCTGGCAAGGCCGTCTGAACGCAGCCAGTCGCGCACGTCTATCATGGCGCGTTTGATGAGGTCGGAGGCGGTGCCCTGCATGGGGGCGTTGATGGCGGCGCGTTCGGCTCCGGCGCGGGCGTTGCCGTTTTTGCTGTGGATGTCGGGCAGGTAGAGGCGGCGGCCGAACAGGGTTTCGACGTAGCCTTGCTGTGCGGCCTGCTCTTTGGTGCGCTGCATGTATTCGGCCACGCCGGGGTAGCGGGCGAAGTAGCGGTCGATGAAGTTTTTGGCGGAAAGGTTGTCGATGCCCAGCGATTTGGCGAGCCCGTATTGGCCCATGCCGTAAATCAGGCCGAAGTTGATGGTTTTGGCGTAACGGCGTTGCTCCGAACCGACGAGTTCGGGGGCGAGGCCGAATACTTCGGCGGCGGTGCGGCGGTGGATGTCTTCGCCGTTTTTAAAGGCTTCGATTAGGGTTTTGTCGCCGCTCAAATGTGCCATGATGCGCAGCTCGATTTGGGAGTAGTCGGCGGAGACGATGGTTTTGCCTGCGGGTGCGGTGAAGGCGCGGCGCACGCGGCGGCCCTCAAAGGTGCGGATGGGGATGTTTTGCAGGTTGGGGTTGTTGCTGGCGAGGCGGCCGGTGATGGCGACGGCTTGGGCGTAGTTGGTGTGGACGCGGCCGGTTGCCGGATGAATCATTTCGGGCAGCTTGTCGGTGTAGGTGGATTTGAGTTTGGCCAAGCTGCGGTTTTCGAGAATGATTTTGGGCAGCGGATAATCGTGGGCGAGGCTTTCCAATACGGCTTCGTTGGTGGAAATGCCGCCGGAGGCGGTTTTTTTCAGGCCTTTGGTGGGAATGCCCATTTTGTCGAACAGGATTTCCTGCAATTGTTTGGGCGAATTGAGGTTGAAGGGCTGGCCTGCGGCTTGGTAGGCCTGCTGCTCCAGCTCTAAAATGCGCGCGCCGAGTTCGCGGCTTTGTGCGGCGAGTTCGGCTTTGTCGATGTGCACGCCGTTGCGTTCCATTTCAAACAATACTTGGGCAACGGGCAGCTCCATTTGTTCATACATTTCAAGCTGTTTGTCATCCATTTGCGCTTTCAGACAGGCTTCGAGGCGCAGGGCGAAATCGGCATCTTGGCAGGCGTATCCGGCGGCTTGCTCAAGGGCGACGTCGGCAAACGAAATCTGCTTGGCGCCTTTACCGCACAGGGATTCGTAGGTAATGGTATCCAAGCCGAGCCAGCGTTCGGCGAGTTCGTCGAGGCCGTGTCCTTTGTGGCTTTCAACGATGTAGGAGGCAAGCATGGCATCGCCGGAAATGCCGCGCAAGGCGATGTTGCAGTTGGCGAAAACGTGTTGGTCGTATTTGAGGTTTTGGCCGGTTTTTTTCAGCTTTTCGCTTTCAAGATACGGTTTCAGACGGCCTAATGCCGTCTGCAAATCAAGCTGTTCGGGCGCGGCGGTGGGATTGTGTCCCAAAGGAACGTACACGGCTTCGCCGGCTTGGAATGCGATGCTGATGCCGACCAGCTGCGCGTTCATGGCATCGAGCGAGGTGGTTTCGGTGTCAAGGCCGATTTGCCCGGCAGCAGCGAGTTTTTCCAGCAGCGCGGCAAACTGCGCTTCGGTGGTAATGGCTTGGTAGTTTAGGGTTGCAGGAGGTTCGGGGCGTTCGATTATGTTTTCGCGGGGCAAAGTCTGACCGTTGTCCGGCATGTCGGCAAGTGCGGCCTGCTCTCCGATATGGCTGCCGCCGAACAAATCTCCGGCGGCTTCGTGCCGGCGTTCTTCCGCTTCTTTGAGCCAAGTGCGGAAATTCAGGCGTTTGAACTCGACTGCAAGCTGCGTCCATTTCGGCGTGCGGCGGCGCAGGCTGTCGATGCCTTCGGGCAGTTCGCCGTGCAAATCCAAATCGGTTTTGATGGTAACAAGGTCGTAAGAGAGCGGCAGCTGCGGCAAGGCCGTCTGAAGGTTTTCGCCGACTTTGCCTTTGATTTCGCCTGCGTGCGCCATGACACCTTCGAGCGAACCGTATGCTTCCAGCCATTTGACGGCGGTTTTCGGACCGCATTTTTCCACGCCGGGGACGTTGTCCACTTTGTCGCCCATCAGTGCGAGATAGTCGCGGATTTGGTCGGGGCGCACGCCGAATTTGTTTTTCACCCCTTCGATATCGAGCGTTTCGCCGCTCATGGTGTTGACCAATATTACTTTATCGTCAACCAGTTGCGCCATGTCTTTGTCGCCGGTGGAAACAATTACGTCCAATCCGTTTTCCGCACCCTGCCGCGCCAGTGTGCCGATAACGTCGTCCGCCTCCACATCAGGTACGACCAACACCGGCCAACCCAGCAGGCGCACCAGTTCGGGCAGCATTTCCGCCTGCGGGCGCAAATCGTCGGGCATGGGCGGACGGGTTGCCTTGTAGTCGGGAAACATTTCGTGGCGGAAGTTTTTTCCTTTGGCATCGAATACGCAGGCGCAATAATCATGCGGATAGTCGGCGCGCAGACGGCGCAGCATGTTCAATACGCCGTACACCGCCCCCGTGGGCGTGCCGTCGGGCGCGGTAAGCGGTGCCATGGCGTGGTAGGCGCGGTAGAGGTAGGAAGAACCGTCGACGAGGAGGAGGGTTTGTTGGGTCATGATGAGGCCGTCTGCAAATTGATGGAAATGGGGAAATTATAAAGGAAAAAGCCGTCTGAAACCCAAACATCGGTTTTCAGACGGCTTTTAAGGCGGGATTACCAGCTTTTGAATTCAAAAGTCTGCTGCGGATAGGATACGCCGTTGACCTGTACCTGCCAACGGTATTCGCCTGCCGGATCGGAGGCTTCCATGCGCCAGCATTTTTGGACAACAGGGGATTTGCCTGCTTCACGGATAACTTTGATGCGGCTGTCGATACGGTGGGTTTTGCCGTCAACCGAGCTGTGGGCATCGGCAAATACGGCTTTTTTCGGCGACTCGAAAGTTTCGACTACGTCTGCTTCCAGTGCCAAATCGGGCAGGTTGGAGGCTACCCAGCAGAACAGATGGTCGGGCTGGTTGCGGTAGAGCACTTTCGGATCGGGCAGGAAGCCACCTGCCAGATTGTTTGCATCGACTGCGCCGTAATCGATACGCGGCGCATTGTCGGGTTGCGCGTCTGTGTCGGCAGCGTGGACACCGAACGGGAGAAAAGCAGCGAGTAAGGCTGTTGCAGCAAATTTGTTCATGATTTTCCTCAAATGTTTGATGTGCCCTGACGGGCTTTGGTTTTCAGACGGCCTGCAACGGCGGTTAACGAATCGTTTGCAGGCATTCTTTGATTAATGCGGGGCCGCGGTACACCAATCCGCTGTACACTTGGACAGCGGTTGCGCCCAAGCGGATTTTTTCAGCAGCATCACGGCCTTCCATAATGCCGCCGACACCGATTACCGGTAATGCGCCGTCGATGTGTCCGACAAGCAGCTTCAGCACTTGGTTGCTTTTTTCGAGCACGGGCAGACCGCTCAAACCGCCTTGTTCGCCCGCCAATTTGTGGCTGCCCAAAGCGGATTTGTCGATGGTGGTGTTGGTGGCAATGATGCCGTCCATTTCTACTGTTTTCACAACATGGGCAATGTCGGCAATCTGCGCTTCGTCTAAGTCGGGAGCGATTTTTACCGCCAGCGGAACATATTTGCCATGCGCCGCGTGCAGATGGGCTTGTTTGTTTTTCAGGCTTTCCAACAGTGCGCTCAATTCATCGCCGCCTTGCAGCGCGCGCAGGTTTTTGGTGTTGGGCGAAGAGATGTTGACGGTAATATAGCTTGCATGGGCATAGGCTTTTTCCAAGCAAATCAAGTAGTCGTCAGCGGCATTTTCCAGCGGCGTAACCGCGTTTTTGCCGATGTTGATGCCGAGAATGCCTTGATAGCTGCTAGCTTCGATGTTTTTAATCATGGTATCGATGCCGTCGTTGTTGAAACCCATGCGGTTGATGATGCCGCTGTGTTCGGGTACGCGGAACAGACGGGGTTGCGGATTGCCGGGCTGCGGCTTGGGCGTTACCGTACCGATTTCGAGAAAGCCGAAACCGAGTGCGCCCAAGGCATTGATATATGCTCCGTTTTTGTCCAAACCTGCGGCCAAACCTACGGGATTGGGCAGGTTCAAACCCATCAGTTCGGTGGGGTGGGTGCGGTGGTCGGCAACCGGAACCAAACCGAGCTTATGTGCGGTTTTGAGGCTGTCCAATGTCAGGTGGTGTGCTTTTTCGGCATCGAGTTTGAACAAAAATTTACGGGCAAGCGAGTACATAATAATTTCCGCCGATTGGAAACAA
The nucleotide sequence above comes from Neisseria animalis. Encoded proteins:
- a CDS encoding lysophospholipid acyltransferase family protein encodes the protein MTILRLTYRLILIAVCIFYGMAEMFFLFPVYSKQRKLRAIQLWSRRVLAACGMELSVYGTLPSQGVGSMIIANHISWLDIMAVNAAFPNRFVAKDDVAKWPLVGYLATQAQTVYVARNKGSSGNSDKLRTVTDALKNGDTVTLFPEGTSSEGRSILPFKTSFFQAAFEARTPLIPVLCRYPNPDGSSPNPAAAYYGDISLVQSIKMICSRRSSKVELHFLPPVLPEGDRRQCAQAVRTALERKQRALG
- a CDS encoding MFS transporter gives rise to the protein MLSLLKSKPGKPVPEAEVLERYNRLRWHALFGIFIGYAAYYILRNNFLLSSPELIAEFGFTKKDIGFISGTMLIVYGISKGVMSALADKSNPKHFMIFGLVMSALVNLMMGFSASFWIFLLLCILNGIFQGMGAGPAYVVLASWFPRKSRGVTTAFFNVSHNVGGGLIAPISGAAVAWLGTEHWQAAHFIVPCAIAAVVAVIVYVFGAGRTYNEGLPPMNQILHNQNEELVVTKQENIDLTTWQIFKEYIVKDINVWFVSFIDVFTYMIRFGVLTWLPLYLLETKGFTKGQMAAAFAIFEWAAIPSTLLAGWVTDTYFKGKRMPLSMITLVGVGIAIFAYWGGSDLLTVTIGAGVVGCLIYVPMFLSSLQTIELVPSFAAGSATGLRGLLSYVLGSFSGTALFGILAERYGWDAGFYLLLFAVVACIFCCYMTHRGVMKLERKKQEAANQA
- the polA gene encoding DNA polymerase I codes for the protein MTQQTLLLVDGSSYLYRAYHAMAPLTAPDGTPTGAVYGVLNMLRRLRADYPHDYCACVFDAKGKNFRHEMFPDYKATRPPMPDDLRPQAEMLPELVRLLGWPVLVVPDVEADDVIGTLARQGAENGLDVIVSTGDKDMAQLVDDKVILVNTMSGETLDIEGVKNKFGVRPDQIRDYLALMGDKVDNVPGVEKCGPKTAVKWLEAYGSLEGVMAHAGEIKGKVGENLQTALPQLPLSYDLVTIKTDLDLHGELPEGIDSLRRRTPKWTQLAVEFKRLNFRTWLKEAEERRHEAAGDLFGGSHIGEQAALADMPDNGQTLPRENIIERPEPPATLNYQAITTEAQFAALLEKLAAAGQIGLDTETTSLDAMNAQLVGISIAFQAGEAVYVPLGHNPTAAPEQLDLQTALGRLKPYLESEKLKKTGQNLKYDQHVFANCNIALRGISGDAMLASYIVESHKGHGLDELAERWLGLDTITYESLCGKGAKQISFADVALEQAAGYACQDADFALRLEACLKAQMDDKQLEMYEQMELPVAQVLFEMERNGVHIDKAELAAQSRELGARILELEQQAYQAAGQPFNLNSPKQLQEILFDKMGIPTKGLKKTASGGISTNEAVLESLAHDYPLPKIILENRSLAKLKSTYTDKLPEMIHPATGRVHTNYAQAVAITGRLASNNPNLQNIPIRTFEGRRVRRAFTAPAGKTIVSADYSQIELRIMAHLSGDKTLIEAFKNGEDIHRRTAAEVFGLAPELVGSEQRRYAKTINFGLIYGMGQYGLAKSLGIDNLSAKNFIDRYFARYPGVAEYMQRTKEQAAQQGYVETLFGRRLYLPDIHSKNGNARAGAERAAINAPMQGTASDLIKRAMIDVRDWLRSDGLASKLIMQVHDELVLEVVDSELDLVKEKLPQIMAEVDGGLLAVPLVAEVGNGENWEEAH
- a CDS encoding quinone-dependent dihydroorotate dehydrogenase, coding for MYSLARKFLFKLDAEKAHHLTLDSLKTAHKLGLVPVADHRTHPTELMGLNLPNPVGLAAGLDKNGAYINALGALGFGFLEIGTVTPKPQPGNPQPRLFRVPEHSGIINRMGFNNDGIDTMIKNIEASSYQGILGINIGKNAVTPLENAADDYLICLEKAYAHASYITVNISSPNTKNLRALQGGDELSALLESLKNKQAHLHAAHGKYVPLAVKIAPDLDEAQIADIAHVVKTVEMDGIIATNTTIDKSALGSHKLAGEQGGLSGLPVLEKSNQVLKLLVGHIDGALPVIGVGGIMEGRDAAEKIRLGATAVQVYSGLVYRGPALIKECLQTIR